A DNA window from Undibacterium sp. YM2 contains the following coding sequences:
- the sixA gene encoding phosphohistidine phosphatase SixA has translation MDLILWRHAEAEPATAELTDEFRKLTGKGNKQASKIAYWLDSTLPETCRILASPTIRTRDTAEALIACGRKYKVVPELGPAATVSDVLTAANWPNSREPVLIIGHQPCLGQVAAELLGHPLQEYSVRKGNVWWITQKQRENDIVQTYLKAIMSPDLVVK, from the coding sequence ATGGATCTTATCCTCTGGCGTCATGCAGAAGCAGAACCGGCGACGGCTGAACTGACTGATGAATTCAGAAAACTGACAGGCAAGGGAAACAAGCAGGCAAGCAAAATTGCTTACTGGCTCGATAGCACCTTGCCTGAAACCTGCAGGATACTGGCCAGCCCCACCATACGTACCAGGGACACGGCTGAAGCCCTGATCGCCTGCGGCAGGAAGTATAAGGTCGTTCCTGAACTGGGGCCAGCTGCCACGGTCAGTGACGTATTAACGGCGGCCAACTGGCCGAACAGCCGCGAACCTGTACTTATCATCGGCCACCAGCCTTGCCTGGGCCAGGTCGCCGCTGAATTGCTGGGCCACCCTTTGCAAGAATATAGTGTGCGCAAAGGAAATGTCTGGTGGATCACGCAAAAGCAGCGCGAGAACGACATCGTGCAAACCTATCTGAAAGCCATCATGTCGCCCGACCTGGTGGTGAAATAG
- a CDS encoding EamA family transporter, whose amino-acid sequence MKPTHILAALIAVITWGINFVVIKIGLQGLPPVLFTASRFIFSALPLVFFVSFPKTSWKWVVAYGMFQFAFQFTLLFCGIKLGFPAGLASLVMQLQAFITMGLAVVIMGEKPQFVQVLGALIALSGMALVAMHLEAQATIIGFLLVVAGAVCWSIANIVTKKIGVVNPLAMVVWGSAIASPPLLLASYMMEGMDAWQAAYAQLNWTSIGAIAYQSYPNTIVGFGIWSWLMRKYPAATIAPFTLLVPVVGMVTASIVLNETLFWWKICAGLLVLGGLACNQFGLRIWSWFKPAAAT is encoded by the coding sequence ATGAAACCCACGCACATCCTTGCCGCCCTGATCGCCGTCATCACCTGGGGCATCAATTTCGTAGTCATTAAAATCGGTTTGCAAGGTTTGCCGCCTGTGCTGTTTACCGCATCGCGCTTTATCTTTTCTGCCCTGCCCCTGGTATTTTTTGTGTCGTTTCCCAAGACATCATGGAAGTGGGTCGTTGCCTACGGCATGTTCCAGTTCGCCTTCCAGTTCACGCTTTTGTTTTGCGGTATCAAGCTGGGCTTCCCGGCGGGGCTGGCATCCCTGGTCATGCAATTGCAGGCTTTCATCACCATGGGCCTGGCAGTTGTCATCATGGGTGAAAAACCGCAATTCGTGCAGGTACTGGGTGCCCTGATCGCCCTGTCCGGTATGGCGCTGGTTGCCATGCATCTGGAAGCACAGGCAACCATCATAGGATTCTTGCTGGTGGTCGCTGGTGCGGTGTGCTGGAGTATCGCCAATATCGTCACCAAGAAGATAGGTGTGGTCAATCCGCTGGCGATGGTGGTGTGGGGCTCGGCCATTGCCAGCCCGCCCTTGCTGCTGGCGTCTTACATGATGGAAGGCATGGATGCCTGGCAAGCCGCCTATGCGCAACTGAACTGGACGTCCATAGGCGCGATTGCTTATCAGTCTTACCCGAATACCATCGTCGGTTTTGGCATCTGGTCATGGCTGATGCGTAAATACCCCGCCGCGACGATAGCACCGTTCACCTTGCTGGTGCCAGTAGTTGGCATGGTCACCGCATCTATCGTGTTGAACGAGACTTTGTTCTGGTGGAAAATCTGTGCTGGTTTGCTGGTACTTGGTGGCTTGGCCTGCAACCAGTTTGGCCTGCGTATCTGGTCGTGGTTCAAACCGGCTGCAGCAACCTGA
- a CDS encoding UDP-2,3-diacylglucosamine diphosphatase — protein sequence MKPADQFLNSKLYKTGKKETQRFRTIWISDLHLGTSGCQATKLLEFLRATDSDTLYLVGDIIDGWQLKRRWYWDQTHNNVVQTVLKKAKKGTNVIFVPGNHDESIRQFIDLDFGGIKIRDELVHTTAAGKRMLVLHGDRFDGVIACAKWLAYVGDSLYTVILKFNQIFNNWRARAGMPYWSLSQYLKQKVKNAVSYITQFEDALADEARRKGLDGIICGHIHKPEIRDIGGILYCNDGDWVESLSALVEDAKGELRLVTWHDICHPEHAADAVADAVADTDAEEAELETVAG from the coding sequence ATGAAACCAGCCGATCAGTTCCTGAATAGCAAATTGTATAAAACCGGTAAGAAAGAAACCCAGCGTTTCCGCACTATCTGGATTTCAGATTTGCATCTGGGAACGAGCGGCTGCCAGGCGACCAAGTTGCTGGAGTTTTTGCGTGCCACCGATTCAGATACCCTGTACCTGGTCGGTGACATCATCGACGGCTGGCAACTCAAGCGCCGCTGGTATTGGGACCAGACCCATAATAATGTGGTGCAGACTGTCCTCAAAAAAGCCAAGAAAGGCACGAATGTCATCTTCGTTCCTGGTAACCATGATGAATCGATACGCCAGTTCATCGATCTCGATTTTGGTGGCATCAAGATCAGGGACGAGCTGGTCCACACCACAGCAGCAGGCAAGCGCATGCTGGTCTTGCATGGTGACAGGTTTGATGGCGTCATCGCCTGTGCCAAATGGCTGGCCTATGTGGGTGACAGCCTGTACACTGTCATCCTGAAATTCAACCAGATCTTCAATAACTGGCGCGCCCGCGCTGGCATGCCTTACTGGTCGTTGTCACAATACCTGAAGCAAAAGGTCAAGAACGCGGTCAGCTACATCACGCAATTTGAAGATGCACTGGCAGATGAGGCGCGCCGCAAGGGACTTGATGGCATCATCTGCGGCCATATCCACAAGCCAGAGATACGCGATATAGGTGGCATTTTGTATTGCAATGATGGTGACTGGGTAGAGAGTCTGTCAGCTTTGGTGGAAGATGCCAAGGGCGAACTCAGACTGGTGACCTGGCATGACATCTGCCACCCTGAGCATGCGGCAGATGCGGTGGCAGACGCTGTGGCAGATACCGATGCGGAAGAGGCAGAACTGGAAACCGTTGCAGGCTAA
- a CDS encoding GNAT family N-acetyltransferase: protein MRLLTIPADANPSFSKLNLSLATTAKEVKEVQRLRYKVFIESMGLSALSNPDGLDKDEFDEYCDHLIVRDSKTLKVVGTYRILGPNAARQMGRYYSETEFDLSRLQHIRNSVAEAGRACIHPDYRSGAVIMLLWAGLAAYMRRERCSHLIGCASISLTDGGQNAAAIYRGLSAADFSPLEYRVTPHTPFPLDEIDSSTTEARIPPLLKGYLRAGAWVCGDPAWDPDFHSADLFVMLPLANLDDRYARHYGTGEQ from the coding sequence ATGCGATTACTCACGATACCCGCCGATGCTAATCCCAGTTTTTCCAAACTCAATCTGAGCCTTGCTACCACGGCAAAAGAAGTCAAAGAAGTACAGCGCCTGCGCTATAAGGTCTTTATAGAAAGCATGGGCCTGTCTGCTTTGTCCAACCCGGATGGCCTGGACAAGGATGAATTTGATGAGTATTGCGATCACCTGATCGTGCGCGATTCCAAGACCCTGAAAGTGGTAGGTACTTACCGCATCCTGGGGCCAAATGCCGCCCGCCAGATGGGCCGCTATTATTCCGAAACAGAATTTGACCTGTCGCGCCTGCAACATATACGCAATAGCGTGGCAGAAGCCGGTCGTGCCTGCATACACCCTGATTACCGCAGCGGTGCCGTTATCATGCTGTTGTGGGCTGGCCTGGCTGCCTATATGCGCCGTGAGCGCTGCTCGCACCTCATCGGTTGCGCGAGTATCAGCCTGACCGACGGTGGCCAGAATGCTGCGGCGATATACCGTGGTTTGTCTGCGGCAGATTTCTCTCCGCTCGAATACCGCGTTACGCCTCACACACCTTTCCCGCTCGATGAAATCGATAGCAGCACGACTGAGGCGCGTATTCCGCCATTGCTGAAGGGCTACCTGCGTGCCGGTGCCTGGGTGTGTGGTGATCCTGCCTGGGACCCTGATTTCCATAGCGCTGATTTATTCGTCATGTTGCCACTGGCGAATCTGGATGACCGTTACGCACGCCATTACGGCACAGGGGAGCAATAA
- the pstS gene encoding phosphate ABC transporter substrate-binding protein PstS — MNTRNALLFPLVLLFSPLASLPAHADIQGSGSSAAAPLYQKWADAYSKNAGITVTYQASGSSAGIKKIKENSVEFGASDAALSQADLKKDKLIQFPSAISGVVPVINLPGIKTAELRLTGEVLAGIFSGEITSWNDTAITALNPGLRLPNKNIEVIVRQDGSGTTYNFSDYLGKVSKNWQAKFGRNFTIPWNSRLIQVKGSSNIASTLKKTPYAISYIDFNYVTQEKLDYALLQNRDGKFIVPSAEAFSAALSNSGWKTDANFEEMLTDKPGQKTWPISMGTFIIMQQRARDTQQTTATMKFFTWAFMRGDRFVNSVDFVRLPDSLQARIFKEMTTVTDKNGNILNWNLSTDPGSKN, encoded by the coding sequence ATGAATACACGCAACGCCCTGCTCTTCCCCCTGGTTTTATTGTTTTCCCCTCTTGCCAGCCTTCCTGCCCATGCCGATATTCAGGGCTCAGGCTCGTCTGCAGCGGCTCCCCTGTACCAGAAATGGGCAGATGCTTATAGCAAAAACGCTGGCATTACCGTCACTTACCAGGCCAGCGGCTCCTCCGCCGGTATCAAGAAAATCAAGGAAAACAGCGTGGAATTTGGTGCCAGCGATGCTGCCCTTAGCCAGGCTGACCTGAAAAAAGACAAACTCATACAGTTTCCCTCTGCTATTTCAGGCGTGGTGCCCGTCATCAACTTGCCAGGTATCAAAACCGCCGAACTGCGCCTGACCGGCGAAGTCCTTGCGGGCATATTTTCTGGCGAAATCACGAGCTGGAACGATACTGCGATCACGGCACTCAATCCCGGCTTGCGCTTGCCAAACAAGAATATAGAAGTCATCGTGCGTCAGGATGGTTCTGGCACGACTTATAATTTTTCCGATTATCTGGGCAAGGTCAGCAAGAATTGGCAAGCCAAGTTTGGCAGGAATTTCACCATTCCCTGGAACAGCCGTTTGATACAAGTCAAGGGCAGCAGCAATATTGCCAGCACGCTCAAGAAAACCCCGTATGCCATCAGTTACATCGACTTTAATTATGTAACGCAGGAAAAACTCGATTACGCCCTGCTGCAAAATCGCGATGGCAAATTCATCGTCCCTTCTGCCGAGGCATTTTCTGCAGCCCTGTCAAACAGCGGCTGGAAAACCGATGCCAATTTTGAAGAAATGCTGACTGACAAACCAGGGCAAAAAACCTGGCCTATCAGCATGGGTACTTTTATCATCATGCAACAGCGTGCCAGGGACACACAGCAAACCACGGCCACCATGAAATTCTTTACTTGGGCCTTCATGCGCGGTGACCGCTTTGTCAATAGCGTCGATTTTGTGCGCCTGCCCGATAGCTTGCAAGCCAGGATATTCAAGGAAATGACGACTGTCACCGACAAAAACGGCAATATCCTGAACTGGAATCTGAGTACTGATCCTGGTTCAAAAAACTGA
- the budA gene encoding acetolactate decarboxylase translates to MKIQKLAVLLVVATLSACAQVPKQATVFHYATIDALLAGAYEGELTVDELKKKGDFGIGTFNRVDGEMIVLDGDVFQFKADGTVVKASGGQLTPFAVVTTFKADNRYEVSKETSMKELEDMLDERLVNKNLFYAIRVDGEFKQLTTRAISPQDKPYKPLAEVTKTQTLFNFSNTRGTLVAFRSPGFAKGFNVPGYHWHYLSDDRKAGGHVLALSLSQGTVKVGAVSDVEIKLPANSMFANTNQTVDRATELKAVEKLRKD, encoded by the coding sequence ATGAAAATTCAAAAACTGGCAGTCCTGTTAGTCGTCGCTACCTTATCAGCTTGCGCCCAAGTGCCGAAGCAGGCGACAGTATTTCATTACGCCACGATAGACGCACTTCTCGCTGGTGCCTATGAAGGTGAGCTGACGGTTGATGAGCTGAAAAAGAAGGGTGATTTTGGCATAGGCACCTTTAACCGTGTCGATGGTGAAATGATTGTGCTTGACGGTGACGTGTTCCAGTTCAAGGCAGATGGGACTGTGGTTAAAGCCAGTGGCGGGCAATTGACTCCCTTTGCTGTAGTCACCACTTTCAAGGCTGACAATCGCTATGAAGTCAGCAAAGAAACCAGCATGAAAGAGCTCGAAGACATGCTCGATGAACGACTGGTCAATAAAAATCTTTTTTATGCTATCAGGGTAGATGGCGAGTTCAAACAGTTGACTACACGCGCCATTTCGCCGCAGGACAAGCCTTATAAACCGTTGGCAGAAGTGACCAAGACCCAGACCCTGTTTAACTTCAGCAATACCAGGGGGACCCTGGTTGCATTCCGCAGCCCCGGCTTTGCCAAGGGCTTTAATGTGCCTGGTTATCACTGGCACTATCTTTCAGATGACCGCAAGGCTGGTGGTCACGTGCTGGCACTCAGCCTCAGCCAGGGTACCGTCAAAGTGGGCGCAGTATCGGATGTAGAGATCAAATTACCCGCCAACAGCATGTTTGCCAACACCAATCAGACTGTTGACCGTGCAACGGAATTGAAGGCGGTAGAGAAGCTGCGCAAGGACTGA
- a CDS encoding DUF4184 family protein, giving the protein MREPVEIAGFHTRVFHLLQHLSTLIGVGGLAYCYWQWLRKLPHIVILEPRESDQWRYILIASTALTALLLALPMAFAISGAKNTSAAKEVFLFRFALCATTCFAILLTIAALLIARARVKPEAPE; this is encoded by the coding sequence TTGCGTGAGCCAGTAGAGATAGCCGGTTTTCATACCCGCGTCTTCCATCTGTTACAGCATCTGAGTACCTTGATTGGTGTGGGTGGACTGGCTTATTGTTACTGGCAATGGCTGAGAAAACTTCCGCACATCGTCATACTCGAGCCAAGGGAGAGTGATCAGTGGCGGTATATTTTAATTGCCAGCACTGCCCTGACTGCATTATTGCTCGCGTTGCCGATGGCGTTTGCCATATCTGGTGCTAAGAATACCAGTGCAGCAAAAGAGGTATTTCTGTTTCGTTTCGCGCTATGCGCAACGACTTGCTTTGCCATACTGCTGACGATTGCTGCTTTACTGATCGCCAGGGCCAGAGTAAAACCAGAAGCACCGGAGTAA
- a CDS encoding DUF4184 family protein → MPWTFAHPLAIMPLRRLAPQRFNLLALVIGSIAPDLGYYVFAFDLATLAHQWPGLLLVCLPLGWVIFMFLRLMQTHFIYLLPQIQRQALQAHLSESLGLSVSQMIWISLSLLLGAMTHIVWDAFTHASGLRSSILMSCVSQ, encoded by the coding sequence ATGCCCTGGACCTTTGCCCATCCACTCGCCATAATGCCCCTGCGCCGCCTGGCGCCACAGCGTTTCAATTTGCTGGCTCTGGTTATTGGCAGTATTGCGCCTGATCTTGGCTACTATGTATTTGCCTTTGACCTGGCGACACTGGCGCACCAGTGGCCGGGCTTGTTGCTGGTGTGCCTGCCTTTAGGGTGGGTGATATTCATGTTCTTGCGCTTGATGCAAACACATTTTATTTATTTGCTGCCGCAGATACAAAGACAGGCGTTGCAGGCGCATCTGTCTGAATCTCTGGGACTGAGTGTTTCGCAGATGATCTGGATATCCTTGTCTTTGCTGCTGGGGGCCATGACACATATAGTCTGGGATGCATTTACCCATGCCAGTGGCTTGCGGTCGTCTATTTTGATGTCTTGCGTGAGCCAGTAG